A window of Fibrobacter sp. UWB11 contains these coding sequences:
- the epmA gene encoding EF-P lysine aminoacylase EpmA, translated as MENLKSGAFAPTCSRETWIRRQALMTKVRDFFVRRNALEVETPVLSAYGGTDPQLDYFEIEDPKRFMMTSPEFHMKRLLAANFGDIFQITKSFRKDEFGGHHNNEFSMVEWYRVGMPQEKLMDEVEDLVSEIIGTKLNARRTRWIDAFKNYAGIDPFCEKLSDFADACAARDVPVPVGSETLTREEWWDYMMVFLVEPALASNGPEFILDYPPSQAALAQTYTDADGRVWARRFELFVNQVELCNGYTELTDAVEQRRRFNADLDIRRAMNKPLPPLDERFLAALESGMPACSGVALGLDRLFMLALGKEEIADVILFPSPIA; from the coding sequence ATGGAAAATTTAAAGTCGGGCGCATTTGCGCCCACCTGTTCGCGTGAAACTTGGATCAGGCGCCAAGCGCTGATGACCAAAGTCCGTGATTTCTTTGTTCGTCGTAATGCGCTCGAAGTCGAGACGCCTGTGCTTTCTGCCTATGGTGGAACGGACCCGCAGCTTGATTACTTTGAAATCGAAGACCCGAAGCGGTTCATGATGACGAGCCCAGAATTTCACATGAAGCGTTTGCTTGCCGCGAACTTCGGGGACATTTTCCAGATTACCAAATCGTTCCGCAAGGATGAATTCGGCGGCCACCACAACAACGAATTTTCGATGGTGGAATGGTACCGCGTGGGTATGCCGCAAGAAAAGCTCATGGACGAAGTCGAGGACCTCGTGAGCGAAATTATTGGGACTAAACTAAACGCGCGCCGCACCCGCTGGATTGACGCGTTTAAGAACTACGCTGGTATCGATCCGTTTTGCGAAAAACTTTCGGACTTTGCAGATGCTTGTGCTGCACGTGATGTCCCGGTGCCTGTTGGGAGCGAAACGCTCACTCGCGAAGAGTGGTGGGACTACATGATGGTATTCTTGGTCGAGCCCGCGCTGGCGAGTAACGGCCCCGAGTTCATCTTGGATTATCCGCCATCGCAGGCTGCGCTTGCGCAGACCTACACCGACGCTGACGGTCGTGTGTGGGCTCGCCGCTTTGAACTTTTCGTGAATCAGGTGGAACTCTGCAACGGTTATACGGAACTCACAGATGCCGTGGAGCAGCGCCGCCGCTTCAATGCTGACTTGGACATCCGCCGTGCAATGAACAAGCCTCTGCCTCCGCTGGACGAACGCTTTCTCGCTGCTCTTGAATCGGGAATGCCTGCTTGTTCCGGTGTGGCGCTTGGGCTAGACCGCCTGTTCATGCTCGCCCTCGGCAAAGAAGAAATCGCTGACGTGATTTTGTTCCCGAGCCCCATTGCTTAA
- a CDS encoding FISUMP domain-containing protein — MKKFFVAGLISAFLAQGAFAQEALRNAVDSNNWKKVRKIVDSGEMEEIYCGKMSAKNASNIYAKVFKQMPDEAFAACPSQFAYGFGTKVCGMANAANACTGVIKYLFNDAEKGSGKALKTLDEVAKVATKTKAFGKQSLVSVDTTVWKPCPKKGAARTKCLAQCKVDANSLMAINHDVDCKKNPEQMVDKTIKVYKPSPVFAALRTGLTEGFWKAPMSVAGTYAAYTSKYAKVLSIPDTAVTGVNYVKSWAAKHKAAKSSLPGGQLFRFCTAWKGKVDPILSAEGFSTRCPVFKNFVDKRDKQVYKVKEIGGVNWFVENLNYDAKDGSMCYDRDDGNCKTFGRLYTQEAAKTACPDGYHLATDADWKKLEDYAGGSREAALKLKSNGSDDYAFTAMFGGYANKSGVCTTMGDGAYFWTADVDTDSRGKARTMFASDKDVGSITVDPSFYLAVRCVAGAE; from the coding sequence ATGAAGAAGTTTTTTGTGGCGGGTTTGATTTCCGCATTTTTGGCTCAGGGGGCGTTTGCGCAGGAGGCTCTCCGCAACGCTGTCGATTCGAACAACTGGAAAAAGGTTCGTAAAATTGTTGATTCCGGTGAAATGGAAGAAATTTATTGCGGCAAGATGTCTGCAAAGAACGCGTCCAATATTTATGCAAAGGTTTTCAAGCAGATGCCGGATGAAGCTTTTGCTGCTTGCCCATCGCAATTCGCGTATGGATTTGGAACAAAAGTTTGCGGGATGGCCAATGCGGCCAATGCTTGCACGGGTGTAATCAAGTATTTGTTTAACGATGCCGAAAAGGGGAGTGGCAAGGCTCTCAAGACGCTTGACGAAGTGGCAAAGGTTGCAACGAAGACAAAGGCTTTTGGAAAACAGTCCCTTGTGAGTGTCGATACGACGGTCTGGAAACCGTGCCCTAAGAAAGGTGCGGCACGAACAAAGTGTCTTGCCCAATGCAAGGTGGATGCAAATTCTTTGATGGCTATCAATCATGATGTCGACTGCAAAAAGAATCCGGAGCAGATGGTCGATAAGACAATCAAGGTTTATAAGCCGTCGCCGGTTTTTGCCGCTCTCCGTACGGGTCTTACGGAAGGCTTCTGGAAGGCTCCGATGTCTGTTGCCGGAACGTATGCCGCTTACACGAGCAAGTATGCCAAGGTGCTCTCGATTCCGGATACTGCTGTGACGGGCGTGAATTATGTGAAATCTTGGGCCGCGAAGCACAAGGCTGCAAAATCGTCGCTCCCAGGCGGTCAGTTGTTCCGCTTCTGTACGGCATGGAAAGGCAAGGTGGATCCGATTCTTTCTGCCGAAGGTTTCAGCACTCGTTGCCCTGTTTTCAAAAACTTTGTTGACAAACGTGACAAACAAGTTTATAAGGTCAAGGAAATTGGCGGTGTTAATTGGTTCGTAGAAAACTTGAATTACGATGCCAAGGATGGTTCGATGTGCTATGACCGCGATGATGGAAATTGCAAGACCTTTGGCCGCCTCTACACGCAGGAAGCCGCCAAGACTGCTTGCCCGGATGGCTATCATCTCGCTACGGATGCAGACTGGAAAAAGCTTGAAGACTATGCAGGCGGTTCTCGCGAAGCCGCTCTCAAACTCAAGAGCAACGGCAGCGACGATTACGCGTTTACGGCCATGTTCGGCGGTTACGCCAACAAGAGCGGCGTCTGCACGACGATGGGCGATGGCGCCTATTTTTGGACGGCGGATGTCGATACCGATTCTCGCGGCAAAGCTCGCACCATGTTTGCTTCAGACAAGGATGTTGGCTCTATCACGGTGGACCCGAGTTTCTATCTTGCTGTCCGTTGTGTAGCCGGAGCTGAATAA